In one Ornithinimicrobium pratense genomic region, the following are encoded:
- a CDS encoding alanine/glycine:cation symporter family protein, translating to MLTSLQLPMGDAESAIDRRDPEWITNLETTVNDNFKIVTDLSGDIIFFEVPFLDIPFVVLWLVVAAIVITFYLGFIQVRGLPTAFNVIRGKYSSKDDPGEIPHYQALTSALSGTVGLGNIAGVGAAVTMGGPGATFWMILAGLFGMATKFAECTLGVKYREIRPDGTVSGGPFKYLPVAFTRFPRPISVFLTGLFAVAILFFGVGGGNMFQSNQTYSQVVTVLDPDGTGFLSSTTGGLVTGLVIATLVGLVIIGGMRSIGRTTATLVPLMGGIYVLACLVVILTNMPQIPSAIAGIFTGAFTPEGVVGGFFGVIVVGMTRAAFSNEAGLGSAPIAHSTVKTRRPVSEGFVAIFEPFIDTVLICTMTALTISIASTDFYNEQRQLYFDSDGDHGLSGVQITSDAFGAQISWFPPVLALAVALFAISTLITWSYYGQRAWNYLFGDTRRSTLIYRVVFLLFTVLGCILTFTSVLDFADNFLFVCAFVNLLGVYLLLPTIKREMKQYLADRKAGILDQLGVEDAQKETRLEEIADPTQLVDSTGRNAADLGASPEELREGVEAPPTTGLPQDDPHDDGFGLGTATRPYPPPPGVQRRLRARRPGQEPGRDADTPGPGDDRS from the coding sequence ATGCTGACGAGCCTGCAGCTCCCCATGGGGGACGCCGAAAGCGCCATCGACAGGCGGGATCCGGAGTGGATCACGAACCTGGAGACGACGGTCAACGACAACTTCAAGATCGTCACCGACCTCTCCGGGGACATCATCTTCTTTGAAGTCCCGTTCCTGGACATCCCCTTCGTGGTTCTCTGGCTGGTCGTTGCCGCCATCGTGATCACCTTCTACCTGGGTTTCATCCAGGTGCGGGGTCTCCCGACGGCCTTCAACGTCATTCGGGGCAAGTACTCCTCCAAGGACGACCCCGGTGAGATCCCGCACTACCAGGCGCTGACCTCGGCCCTGTCCGGGACCGTGGGCCTGGGCAACATCGCCGGCGTGGGCGCGGCGGTCACCATGGGCGGCCCGGGGGCGACCTTCTGGATGATCTTGGCGGGCCTGTTCGGCATGGCGACCAAGTTCGCCGAGTGCACGCTGGGGGTGAAGTACCGGGAGATCCGGCCGGACGGCACGGTCTCCGGTGGCCCGTTCAAGTACCTGCCGGTGGCCTTCACCAGGTTCCCCAGGCCCATCTCCGTCTTCCTCACCGGCCTGTTCGCTGTGGCGATCCTGTTCTTCGGGGTGGGCGGCGGCAACATGTTCCAGTCCAACCAGACCTACAGCCAGGTCGTCACCGTCCTCGACCCCGACGGCACGGGCTTCCTGTCCTCGACCACCGGCGGTCTGGTCACCGGGCTGGTCATCGCCACCCTCGTGGGCCTGGTGATCATCGGCGGCATGCGCTCCATCGGACGGACCACGGCCACCCTGGTGCCGCTCATGGGCGGCATCTACGTGCTGGCCTGCCTGGTCGTCATCCTCACCAACATGCCGCAGATCCCGAGCGCGATCGCCGGCATCTTCACCGGAGCTTTCACCCCGGAGGGGGTGGTGGGTGGCTTCTTCGGCGTCATCGTCGTGGGGATGACCAGGGCGGCCTTCTCCAACGAGGCCGGCCTGGGCTCCGCGCCGATCGCGCACTCCACGGTCAAGACCCGGCGCCCGGTGTCCGAGGGGTTCGTCGCCATCTTCGAGCCGTTCATCGACACGGTGCTCATCTGCACGATGACGGCGCTGACCATCAGCATCGCCAGCACCGACTTCTACAACGAGCAGCGCCAGCTCTACTTCGACTCCGACGGCGACCACGGTCTCTCCGGCGTGCAGATCACCTCCGACGCCTTCGGCGCCCAGATCTCCTGGTTCCCGCCGGTCCTGGCCCTGGCGGTCGCGCTGTTCGCGATCTCCACCCTCATCACCTGGTCCTACTACGGTCAGCGTGCGTGGAACTACCTCTTTGGCGACACCAGGCGCTCGACGCTGATCTACCGGGTCGTCTTCCTGCTCTTCACCGTCCTGGGCTGCATCCTCACCTTCACCTCGGTGCTCGACTTCGCCGACAACTTCCTCTTCGTTTGCGCCTTCGTCAACCTGCTGGGTGTCTACCTGCTGCTGCCGACCATCAAGCGGGAGATGAAGCAGTACCTCGCCGACCGCAAGGCAGGGATCCTGGACCAGCTGGGCGTGGAGGACGCCCAGAAGGAGACGAGGCTGGAGGAGATCGCCGACCCCACCCAGCTGGTGGACTCCACCGGTCGCAACGCAGCCGACCTCGGCGCCAGTCCCGAGGAGCTGCGCGAGGGGGTGGAGGCGCCGCCGACGACCGGTCTGCCGCAGGACGATCCCCACGACGACGGTTTTGGTCTCGGCACAGCCACCAGGCCCTACCCGCCACCCCCCGGTGTGCAGAGGCGGCTGCGCGCCCGGCGTCCCGGACAGGAGCCCGGCCGCGACGCTGACACCCCGGGCCCGGGCGACGATCGCAGCTGA
- a CDS encoding FAD-binding oxidoreductase — protein sequence MSTTVDLDRLLPGRVVTDPGIAAGYAVDASPQAVALTGDEFTVVRARSREDVVTTLRYAAERRVSVVPQGGRTSTTGSGEALPGAIVLSTATMTSVHIDPVERIAVVGPGVINADLKAVAAKHGLAYPPDPASASMCSIGGNIATNAGGLCCVKYGVTADYVRGLEVVLPGGEVMRTGRRTAKGVAGYDLTGLLVGSEGTLGVVTEAVLRLVPLGDPPLTVLAVFPDLAATVAGIEALRTQPHTPSLVELMDGPSIAAVQAYGDYGFPAHAGGVLLVQSDRPGHAGSDVQRYAELLSAAGATEVAVAEDRVEADLLLEGRRALNPGLKARGDHIIEDVCVPVGRLGELVAAVHEIGARHAVGTTCAGHAGDGNLHPCFFYDRHDPVSQQAAERAFDDLVRVAWDLGGTLTGEHGVGSLKVDWLAEELGTAEVNRQRAVKALFDPLGIMNPGRGIA from the coding sequence ATGAGCACCACCGTCGACCTAGACCGCCTCCTGCCCGGCCGGGTGGTCACCGACCCCGGCATCGCCGCCGGGTATGCCGTGGACGCGTCGCCGCAGGCGGTGGCGCTGACCGGGGATGAGTTCACCGTCGTCCGGGCGCGCTCCCGCGAGGATGTGGTGACCACGCTGCGCTATGCCGCCGAGCGCCGCGTGTCTGTCGTTCCGCAGGGCGGGCGGACGTCCACGACCGGGTCCGGCGAGGCCCTGCCCGGCGCGATCGTGCTCTCCACCGCGACGATGACCAGCGTGCACATCGATCCGGTGGAGCGGATTGCCGTGGTCGGACCCGGGGTGATCAACGCCGACCTCAAGGCGGTGGCCGCCAAGCACGGGTTGGCCTACCCGCCGGACCCGGCGAGCGCGTCGATGTGCTCGATCGGCGGCAATATCGCCACCAACGCAGGCGGGCTGTGCTGCGTGAAGTACGGCGTCACCGCCGACTACGTGCGCGGCCTGGAGGTGGTACTACCGGGTGGTGAGGTGATGCGCACCGGCCGCCGGACGGCCAAGGGCGTCGCCGGCTATGACCTCACCGGGCTGTTGGTCGGCTCGGAGGGGACGCTCGGGGTGGTGACCGAGGCCGTGCTGCGACTGGTGCCCCTCGGCGACCCACCGCTGACGGTGCTCGCGGTCTTCCCCGACCTGGCCGCCACGGTCGCGGGCATCGAGGCGCTGCGGACGCAGCCGCATACCCCGAGCCTGGTCGAGCTCATGGACGGGCCGAGCATCGCGGCGGTGCAGGCCTACGGCGACTACGGCTTCCCCGCCCACGCAGGCGGAGTGCTGCTGGTTCAGTCCGACCGGCCCGGCCACGCCGGGTCAGACGTGCAGCGGTATGCCGAGCTGCTCAGCGCTGCCGGCGCCACCGAGGTCGCCGTGGCTGAGGACCGCGTCGAGGCCGACCTGCTGCTCGAGGGCCGTCGCGCGCTCAACCCGGGGCTGAAGGCGCGGGGCGACCACATCATCGAGGACGTCTGCGTCCCGGTTGGGCGCCTCGGCGAGCTGGTCGCGGCCGTGCACGAGATCGGCGCGCGGCACGCGGTGGGCACCACGTGCGCCGGTCACGCCGGGGACGGCAACCTGCACCCGTGCTTCTTCTACGACCGGCACGACCCGGTCAGCCAGCAGGCCGCCGAGCGCGCCTTCGATGATCTCGTCCGGGTCGCCTGGGACCTGGGCGGCACCCTCACCGGGGAGCACGGCGTCGGCTCGCTCAAGGTCGACTGGCTCGCCGAGGAGCTGGGCACGGCGGAGGTCAATCGTCAGCGCGCCGTCAAGGCGCTCTTCGACCCGCTGGGGATCATGAACCCCGGTCGCGGCATCGCCTGA
- a CDS encoding AbgT family transporter gives MATQTSAGGHPQGGAVTRFLDVVERVGNRIPHPFWLFVGLALLVVVLSAVLSRTPISVTVPGQDAPVGIENLLSVDNLRRMVVESISNFTGFPPLGIVLVVMLGVAVAEGSGMIMAAVRLVVTKVSGRWLTFAIAITGITGSIASDAITVILPPLAAMAFLAVGRSPLVGIGLGFVSVSAGFNASLIINATDPLLAGISTTAAQIIEEEYVVSPLANIYFTIVSSLVLATIITLVFERWVSPRMEGVELDGDGGPVGSTPDEQESADLDPNEFDDLQSAALDDTERRGLRNGALAGLAFLLLVAAVTAIPGSPLRGEDGEILTGPAIMSVSILIALLFVVMGLAYGLTAQTITSWADLPAFMAKGMSDLAPVLVLFFAAAQFIAWFSWSNMGTVLAVGGAGAIERLGVPPLAVILLVVLLTYLLNLFITSGSAQWTLMAPVVIPALLILGITPEVSQMGFRMGDSASNIITPLNVYFALMLTYLQRYKRDAGVGTLMAMTLPASVAILLGWVSFFVLWYVVGLPLGPGVPVR, from the coding sequence ATGGCCACGCAGACCAGCGCCGGAGGCCACCCGCAGGGCGGGGCGGTGACCCGTTTCCTGGACGTGGTCGAACGGGTGGGCAACCGCATACCGCACCCCTTCTGGCTCTTCGTCGGCCTGGCGCTGCTGGTCGTCGTCCTCAGCGCGGTGCTCAGCCGGACCCCCATCAGCGTGACCGTCCCTGGGCAGGACGCCCCCGTCGGGATCGAGAACCTGCTGAGCGTGGACAACCTGCGCCGGATGGTCGTGGAGTCGATCAGCAACTTCACCGGCTTCCCCCCGCTGGGGATCGTGCTCGTCGTCATGCTCGGCGTCGCCGTCGCCGAGGGCAGCGGGATGATCATGGCGGCGGTGCGGCTGGTCGTCACCAAGGTCTCGGGCCGCTGGCTGACCTTCGCCATCGCCATCACCGGCATCACCGGCTCGATCGCCTCCGACGCCATCACCGTCATCCTGCCGCCGCTGGCGGCGATGGCCTTCCTGGCCGTCGGGCGCAGCCCTCTGGTCGGGATCGGGCTGGGCTTCGTCTCGGTGAGCGCCGGCTTCAACGCCTCCCTCATCATCAACGCGACCGACCCCCTCCTGGCCGGCATCTCCACCACCGCGGCGCAGATCATCGAGGAGGAGTACGTCGTCTCGCCGCTGGCGAACATCTACTTCACCATCGTGTCCTCACTGGTCCTGGCCACGATCATCACGCTCGTCTTCGAGCGGTGGGTGAGCCCACGGATGGAGGGGGTCGAGCTGGACGGGGACGGCGGCCCGGTCGGCTCGACGCCAGACGAGCAGGAGTCCGCGGACCTCGATCCGAACGAGTTCGACGACCTCCAGTCAGCAGCCCTGGACGACACCGAGCGGCGCGGGTTGCGCAACGGCGCGCTCGCCGGACTGGCCTTCCTGCTGCTCGTGGCCGCGGTGACCGCGATCCCCGGCTCCCCCCTGCGCGGCGAGGACGGCGAGATCCTCACCGGCCCCGCCATCATGAGCGTCTCGATCCTCATCGCGCTGCTCTTCGTCGTCATGGGCCTGGCCTACGGTCTGACCGCGCAGACCATCACCTCCTGGGCCGACCTGCCCGCCTTCATGGCCAAGGGCATGTCCGACCTGGCGCCGGTGCTGGTGCTCTTCTTCGCCGCCGCCCAGTTCATCGCATGGTTCTCCTGGTCCAACATGGGCACGGTGCTGGCCGTCGGCGGGGCGGGCGCGATCGAGCGTCTCGGTGTCCCCCCGCTCGCGGTCATCCTGCTGGTCGTGCTGCTGACCTACCTGCTCAACCTGTTCATCACCAGCGGCTCGGCGCAGTGGACGCTGATGGCGCCCGTCGTCATCCCTGCTCTGCTCATCCTGGGCATCACCCCCGAGGTGAGCCAGATGGGCTTCCGGATGGGTGACTCCGCGTCCAACATCATCACCCCCCTCAACGTCTACTTCGCGCTCATGCTGACCTACCTCCAGCGCTACAAACGGGACGCCGGCGTCGGCACTCTCATGGCCATGACCCTGCCCGCCTCGGTGGCCATCCTCCTCGGCTGGGTCAGCTTCTTCGTGCTCTGGTACGTGGTGGGCCTGCCGCTGGGCCCCGGGGTGCCGGTGCGCTGA
- the ileS gene encoding isoleucine--tRNA ligase, giving the protein MAYPQKHTGTTGLTPSPAFPEIERAVLDYWDEHGTFAKSVEQREAGEDGANEFVFNDGPPFANGLPHYGHLLTGYVKDVVPRYQTMRGKRVERRFGWDTHGLPAELEAMDQLGIKTKDDILQLGIEKFNAACRESVLKYTHEWQEYVTRQARWVDFENDYKTLNVGYMESVLWAFKSLHDKGLAYEGFRVLPYCWNDETPLSNHELRMDEEVYQVRRDPAVTVGLRILPEQHHLGDAGQAGADLLAGALALVWTTTPWTLPSNLAIMVGEDIDYVLVESDFTGRTERYLLAEARLAAYQNELGEEPTVLARFRGAELAGRSYVPPFGYYLGWERAHRLVVAEIVTTTDGSGLVHTAGAFGEEDKVVTDREGIEAVMPVGADGRFTRPVEEYADMLVFDANAPIVDHLKAATRAQAPDADPSTLDTGAVTEGTVLLRREAYDHSYPHCWRCRQPLIYKGVSSWFVEVTKFKDTMLRTNEDITWVPEHVKHGQFGKWLANARDWSISRNRFWGSPIPVWKSDDPAYPRTDVYGSLAQIERDFGTLPRNRDGEVDLHRPFVDELTRPNPDDPTGKSTMRRVEDVLDVWFDSGSMPFAQWHFPFENTQWFEQHYPADFIVEYIGQTRGWFYTMHVLAAALFDRPAFSHCISHGIVLGNDGQKMSKSLKNYPDVREVFDRDGADAMRWFLMSSPILRGGNLIVTEQGIREGVRQVLIPLWNAWYFFGLYANASGYEARWSTASTDPMDRYILAKTRAFVAEVQQAQDDLNIAGACDGVRSFVDVLTNWYIRRSRDRFWGTGSAGEEGLRAALDTLYTVLEVLCRVAAPLLPLTTEEVWRGLTGGESVHLTDWPDVADLPGDPELVEAMDAVREVCSATLGLRKAEQLRVRLPLSSLTVATDLADVLRRHPGLADIVRDEVNVREVAVLDVSEASASDFGVEQRLTVNARAAGPRLGRDVQTAIKGAKSGDWSVAQEGTVTAGGLELLEGEYTLEAVVAQGEAGGSRATAMLRAGGFVVLDTEVTEDLAREGLARDLVRAVQGARKDAGLDITDRISLTVVGDDDVWQAANEHQKLVMDETLAVQFGAAGAGTPLPKGSRHNGSAAADDPGSDTTGPQPRITSYTTSVTLDGDRSVDLLITKVDAR; this is encoded by the coding sequence ATGGCCTACCCCCAGAAGCACACCGGCACCACCGGCCTGACGCCGTCCCCGGCCTTCCCGGAGATCGAGCGTGCGGTGCTGGACTACTGGGACGAGCACGGCACCTTCGCCAAGAGCGTCGAGCAGCGCGAGGCGGGCGAGGACGGCGCCAACGAGTTCGTCTTCAACGACGGGCCGCCCTTCGCCAACGGCCTACCGCACTACGGCCACCTGCTCACGGGCTATGTCAAGGACGTCGTGCCGCGCTACCAGACGATGCGCGGCAAGCGGGTCGAGCGACGGTTCGGCTGGGACACGCACGGGCTGCCCGCCGAGCTGGAGGCGATGGACCAGCTGGGCATCAAGACCAAGGACGACATCCTCCAGCTGGGGATCGAGAAGTTCAACGCCGCCTGCCGCGAGTCGGTGCTGAAGTACACCCACGAGTGGCAGGAGTACGTCACCCGGCAGGCCCGGTGGGTGGACTTCGAGAACGACTACAAGACCCTCAACGTCGGCTACATGGAGTCGGTGCTGTGGGCTTTCAAGAGCCTGCACGACAAGGGTCTGGCCTATGAGGGCTTCCGCGTCCTGCCTTACTGCTGGAACGACGAGACCCCGCTGTCCAACCACGAGCTGCGGATGGACGAGGAGGTCTACCAGGTCCGGCGCGACCCGGCCGTGACGGTCGGCCTGCGGATCCTGCCAGAACAGCACCACCTGGGGGACGCCGGGCAGGCCGGCGCCGACCTGCTCGCCGGCGCCCTCGCGCTGGTCTGGACGACGACGCCGTGGACCCTGCCCTCCAACCTGGCGATCATGGTCGGGGAGGACATCGACTACGTCCTGGTCGAGTCGGACTTCACCGGGCGGACCGAGCGCTACCTGCTCGCCGAGGCGAGGCTGGCGGCATACCAGAACGAGCTGGGGGAGGAGCCCACGGTCCTCGCGCGGTTCAGGGGCGCCGAGCTCGCCGGCCGCTCCTACGTCCCGCCGTTTGGCTACTACCTGGGTTGGGAACGCGCCCACCGGCTCGTCGTGGCCGAGATCGTCACCACCACCGACGGCTCGGGCCTGGTGCACACCGCCGGCGCGTTCGGTGAGGAGGACAAGGTCGTCACCGACCGGGAGGGGATCGAGGCGGTCATGCCCGTCGGGGCGGACGGACGTTTCACCCGTCCCGTCGAGGAGTACGCCGACATGCTCGTCTTCGACGCCAACGCCCCCATCGTGGACCACCTCAAGGCCGCGACTCGCGCGCAGGCCCCGGACGCGGACCCGTCGACCCTGGACACGGGCGCGGTCACCGAGGGCACGGTGCTGCTGCGCCGGGAGGCCTACGACCACTCCTACCCGCACTGCTGGCGCTGCCGCCAGCCGCTGATCTACAAGGGCGTGTCGTCCTGGTTCGTCGAGGTGACGAAGTTCAAGGACACGATGCTGCGCACCAACGAGGACATCACCTGGGTGCCCGAGCACGTCAAGCATGGCCAGTTCGGCAAATGGCTGGCCAACGCCCGCGACTGGTCGATCTCGCGCAACCGCTTCTGGGGCAGCCCGATCCCGGTCTGGAAGTCCGACGACCCGGCCTACCCGCGGACCGACGTCTACGGCTCGCTGGCGCAGATCGAGCGGGACTTCGGCACGCTGCCGCGCAACCGGGACGGCGAGGTCGACCTGCACCGCCCGTTCGTCGACGAGCTGACCCGGCCCAACCCTGATGACCCGACGGGGAAGAGCACGATGCGGCGCGTGGAGGACGTGCTGGACGTGTGGTTCGACTCCGGCTCGATGCCGTTCGCTCAGTGGCACTTCCCGTTCGAGAACACGCAGTGGTTCGAGCAGCATTACCCGGCCGACTTCATCGTGGAGTACATCGGGCAGACCCGCGGCTGGTTCTACACCATGCACGTGCTGGCGGCCGCCCTCTTCGACCGCCCGGCGTTCAGCCACTGCATCAGCCACGGCATCGTGCTCGGCAACGACGGGCAGAAGATGTCCAAGTCGCTGAAGAACTACCCGGACGTGCGCGAGGTCTTCGACCGCGACGGCGCCGACGCGATGCGCTGGTTCCTCATGTCCAGCCCGATCCTGCGCGGCGGCAACCTCATCGTCACCGAGCAGGGCATCCGCGAGGGCGTGCGCCAGGTCCTCATCCCGCTGTGGAACGCCTGGTACTTCTTCGGCCTGTACGCCAACGCCTCCGGCTATGAGGCCCGCTGGTCGACGGCGTCCACGGACCCGATGGACCGCTACATCCTGGCCAAGACCCGCGCGTTCGTCGCCGAGGTGCAGCAGGCCCAGGACGACCTCAACATCGCCGGCGCCTGCGACGGCGTGCGGTCCTTCGTCGACGTGCTGACGAACTGGTACATCCGCCGCTCCCGGGACCGCTTCTGGGGCACCGGCTCCGCCGGTGAGGAAGGCCTGCGTGCTGCCCTGGATACCCTCTACACGGTGCTCGAGGTGCTCTGCCGGGTCGCCGCACCGCTCCTTCCCCTCACCACCGAGGAGGTATGGCGCGGGCTCACCGGCGGGGAGTCGGTGCACCTGACCGACTGGCCGGACGTCGCAGACCTGCCCGGGGACCCGGAGCTGGTCGAGGCCATGGACGCCGTGCGCGAGGTCTGCTCCGCCACGCTGGGGCTACGCAAGGCCGAGCAGCTGCGGGTGCGCCTGCCGCTGTCCTCGCTGACTGTCGCCACCGACCTCGCCGACGTCCTGCGCCGGCACCCCGGGCTGGCCGACATCGTCCGCGACGAGGTCAACGTGCGGGAGGTCGCCGTGCTCGACGTCTCGGAGGCCTCCGCCTCGGACTTCGGCGTCGAGCAGCGGCTCACCGTCAACGCGCGAGCCGCCGGGCCGCGCCTGGGTCGCGACGTGCAGACCGCGATCAAGGGCGCCAAGTCCGGCGACTGGTCGGTGGCGCAGGAGGGCACCGTGACCGCCGGCGGGCTGGAGCTGCTGGAGGGTGAGTACACGCTGGAGGCCGTCGTGGCCCAGGGCGAGGCCGGCGGTTCACGGGCCACCGCCATGCTGCGCGCTGGTGGCTTCGTCGTCCTCGACACCGAGGTGACCGAGGACCTGGCCCGCGAGGGTCTGGCCCGTGACCTCGTCCGCGCGGTGCAGGGCGCCCGCAAGGACGCCGGCCTGGACATCACCGACCGCATCAGCCTGACCGTCGTCGGCGACGACGACGTGTGGCAGGCCGCCAACGAGCACCAGAAGCTGGTCATGGACGAGACCCTGGCGGTGCAGTTCGGCGCGGCCGGCGCCGGGACCCCGCTGCCCAAGGGGTCGAGGCACAACGGCTCCGCCGCTGCAGACGATCCCGGCAGTGACACGACTGGGCCCCAGCCGCGCATCACCTCATACACCACCTCGGTCACCCTCGACGGCGACCGATCCGTGGACCTGCTGATCACCAAGGTGGACGCACGATGA
- a CDS encoding bifunctional folylpolyglutamate synthase/dihydrofolate synthase has translation MSEKFFEDNELPLEGDDEFGPDGPEVQVYPGAAVPEVRSGGRRGRAEQEVAPELRARYAEVVDAILARTPEHMPEPTLHRVARVMELMGDPQRAFPLIHLTGTNGKTSTTRFVERILREMGLRTGRFTSPHLHDMRERIALDGEPIGIEAFLATYDDVIPFVEMVDKESAASMAPERHVRMTYFEVVVCLAYAAFADAPVDVAVVEVGLGGVWDATSVADGVVSVVAPVAIDHTRLLGSTLEEIATEKSGIIKDGALTVAAVQEPEVMQILVDRAEEVGADLRAEGLSFGVLSREVAVGGQQISVRGLAGDYPGLFLPLFGAHQAHNAALAIAAVEAFVGGGEQPIDHEVLQAGLAGVSSPGRLEIVRRSPTVVVDAAHNPAGVAALAAALQESFAFTRLVGLLAVLEDKDAESMIQELETVLDHVVVTRTTSPRAIRPHRLGELCAEYFGQDRVTVVQDLPEALDVAAGLADDSSSGGGVAGAVLATGSITTAAEVRALLGVTTT, from the coding sequence ATGAGCGAGAAGTTCTTCGAGGACAACGAGCTGCCCCTGGAGGGCGACGACGAGTTCGGCCCGGACGGTCCAGAGGTGCAGGTCTACCCCGGGGCGGCGGTGCCGGAGGTGCGCTCCGGCGGTCGCCGCGGGCGCGCCGAGCAGGAGGTCGCTCCCGAGCTGCGGGCGCGTTACGCCGAGGTCGTCGACGCGATCCTGGCGCGGACTCCCGAGCACATGCCTGAGCCGACGCTGCACCGGGTGGCCCGGGTGATGGAGCTCATGGGCGACCCGCAGCGGGCGTTCCCGCTGATCCACCTCACCGGCACCAACGGCAAGACCTCCACCACCCGTTTCGTGGAGCGGATCCTGCGCGAGATGGGGCTGCGGACCGGGCGGTTCACCAGCCCCCACCTGCACGACATGCGCGAGCGGATCGCCCTGGACGGGGAGCCGATCGGCATCGAGGCGTTCCTGGCCACCTACGACGACGTCATCCCGTTCGTGGAGATGGTCGACAAGGAAAGCGCTGCGTCCATGGCTCCGGAACGCCACGTCCGGATGACCTACTTCGAGGTCGTCGTGTGCCTGGCGTATGCCGCGTTCGCCGACGCACCCGTCGACGTGGCCGTCGTCGAGGTCGGGCTGGGCGGCGTCTGGGACGCCACCTCGGTCGCCGACGGCGTGGTCTCGGTCGTCGCACCGGTCGCCATCGACCACACCCGGCTGCTGGGCTCGACGCTGGAGGAGATCGCCACCGAGAAGTCCGGGATCATCAAGGACGGGGCGCTCACGGTTGCCGCGGTCCAGGAGCCCGAGGTCATGCAGATCCTCGTCGACCGGGCCGAGGAGGTCGGGGCCGACCTGCGCGCGGAGGGCCTGTCCTTCGGGGTGCTCTCCCGCGAGGTCGCCGTCGGCGGGCAGCAGATCTCGGTGCGCGGGCTCGCCGGGGACTACCCCGGCCTGTTCCTGCCCCTGTTCGGAGCCCACCAGGCGCACAACGCTGCCCTGGCGATCGCGGCCGTCGAGGCGTTCGTGGGCGGCGGGGAGCAGCCCATCGACCACGAGGTGCTGCAGGCCGGCCTGGCCGGGGTCTCCTCACCGGGCCGGTTGGAGATCGTGCGCCGCTCGCCCACCGTCGTGGTGGACGCCGCGCACAACCCGGCCGGGGTGGCTGCGCTCGCCGCCGCGCTGCAGGAGTCGTTCGCCTTCACCCGCCTGGTCGGGCTGCTCGCAGTCCTGGAGGACAAGGACGCCGAGTCGATGATCCAGGAGCTGGAGACCGTCCTGGACCACGTCGTGGTGACCCGGACCACCTCGCCGCGGGCGATCCGGCCGCACCGGCTGGGCGAGCTGTGCGCCGAGTACTTCGGCCAGGACCGCGTCACCGTCGTCCAGGACCTGCCGGAGGCCCTCGACGTCGCCGCCGGTCTGGCCGACGACAGCAGCAGCGGCGGCGGAGTCGCCGGCGCCGTCCTGGCGACCGGCTCGATCACCACCGCCGCTGAGGTCCGCGCCCTGCTCGGGGTCACCACCACCTGA
- a CDS encoding DUF305 domain-containing protein, which yields MTGPQQEPSEVQDDQGPTPTSVAPRDRWRTFGAPALAAVTVLALSLGVLLGWISFGQRTPDDMSVDAGFARDMSEHHAQAIEMSFLVLERTDDHAVGRLAIDIANNQATERGMMSAWLQSWGLPFASPDGERMAWMEHDHHAAEALPPGVPMPGMATPTEIQELTDASDEEAEVLFLRLMTTHHIAGVEMAEDALRNADSPEVRAAAQRMVNAQFGEVTLMKDMLQERGSEPREDVDAWVASQQGNVTDDGDDGGHNH from the coding sequence ATGACCGGGCCCCAGCAGGAGCCCTCGGAGGTGCAGGACGACCAGGGGCCGACCCCGACCTCCGTGGCACCGCGTGACCGGTGGCGCACCTTCGGCGCGCCGGCCCTGGCCGCCGTCACGGTCCTGGCCCTCAGCCTCGGGGTGCTGCTGGGGTGGATATCCTTCGGCCAGCGCACCCCGGACGACATGAGTGTGGACGCTGGGTTCGCCCGCGACATGAGCGAGCACCACGCGCAGGCGATCGAGATGAGCTTCCTCGTCCTGGAGCGCACCGATGACCACGCCGTGGGCCGGCTGGCGATCGACATCGCCAACAACCAGGCCACCGAACGCGGCATGATGAGCGCCTGGCTGCAGTCCTGGGGCCTGCCCTTCGCCTCCCCCGACGGTGAGCGAATGGCCTGGATGGAGCACGACCACCACGCGGCCGAGGCGCTGCCCCCGGGCGTACCGATGCCCGGGATGGCCACTCCCACGGAGATCCAGGAGCTCACCGACGCCAGTGACGAGGAGGCCGAGGTCCTCTTCCTGCGGTTGATGACCACCCACCACATCGCGGGGGTCGAGATGGCCGAGGACGCCCTCCGCAACGCCGACTCCCCCGAGGTGAGGGCGGCCGCCCAGCGCATGGTCAACGCCCAGTTCGGCGAGGTCACCCTGATGAAGGACATGCTGCAGGAGCGAGGCTCGGAGCCCCGGGAGGACGTCGACGCCTGGGTCGCCAGCCAGCAGGGCAACGTCACCGACGACGGGGACGACGGCGGGCACAACCACTGA